Proteins encoded in a region of the Cytobacillus pseudoceanisediminis genome:
- a CDS encoding ABC transporter permease — translation MKKNRKWPAIYLALIFIILYAPIFYLIFYSFNSGGTMYQFEGFTLDWYRELFADARLLIIVLNTIIIALLSAAISTIIGVAGGLAIAYARKRRVKNTLLSLNNVLIVSPDVIIGASFLILFTMIGLKLGFVSVLLAHIAFSVPIVVLMVLPKIEEMSTSMIYAAMDLGASRFDVLTKVILPYITPGIFAGFFMALTYSLDDFAVTFFVTGNGFTTLSVEIYSLARRGVSLNINALSALLFLFTIILVIGYYFITKRNDKPNGMGVRQ, via the coding sequence ATGAAAAAGAACAGGAAATGGCCGGCGATTTATTTGGCACTTATCTTTATCATCCTGTACGCCCCGATCTTTTACTTGATATTTTATTCATTCAACAGCGGAGGGACCATGTATCAATTCGAAGGTTTCACCCTGGATTGGTATCGGGAGCTGTTTGCTGATGCCCGATTACTCATCATTGTCCTTAACACCATTATTATTGCCCTTTTATCTGCAGCGATTTCGACCATTATTGGAGTGGCTGGAGGACTAGCCATTGCCTATGCTAGAAAACGCAGAGTGAAAAATACGCTCCTGTCACTGAATAATGTGCTGATTGTCAGTCCGGATGTCATTATAGGCGCCTCGTTTTTGATTCTGTTTACAATGATCGGACTTAAGCTTGGATTTGTATCTGTTTTGCTTGCTCACATAGCCTTTAGTGTACCGATTGTTGTGCTGATGGTTTTGCCTAAAATAGAAGAAATGAGCACGTCCATGATTTATGCAGCCATGGATCTTGGGGCAAGCAGATTCGATGTGCTGACCAAAGTCATTCTCCCTTATATTACTCCTGGAATTTTCGCTGGCTTTTTTATGGCCCTGACGTATTCCCTGGATGATTTTGCGGTAACTTTCTTTGTTACAGGCAACGGCTTTACCACTTTGTCTGTTGAGATTTATTCACTGGCAAGACGGGGAGTTTCTTTAAATATTAATGCTTTATCTGCTTTGCTTTTCCTATTTACAATCATTCTGGTAATAGGCTATTACTTTATTACGAAACGAAATGATAAGCCGAATGGAATGGGGGTAAGGCAATGA
- a CDS encoding ABC transporter substrate-binding protein codes for MKKLVQALAAVLIVSFALLYIASGLNSSQGYTSGNTLTIFNWGDYIDADLVDKFEQETGIKVIYETFDSNEAMMTKIEQGGTAYDIAVPSEYAIEKMKEEDLLLPVDHSKIPNLKYIDQRFMDLPFDPGNEYSIPYFWGTVGILYNTDILGDKKITSWNDLWDPELKNQILLIDGAREVMGMGLNSLHYSLNDKNRDHLVEAKQKLDSLTPNIKAIVGDEIRMLMENDEAGIGVVWSGTAQELMWEKDNLEYVLPEEGSNLWFDNMVIPKTAKNPEAAHQFMNFILDPENAAQNTEYVGYSTPNKEALKYMDEETISDERFYPDEEMTARLEVYENLGKRMLAYYNELFLEFKMHKK; via the coding sequence ATGAAGAAGCTTGTTCAGGCACTCGCCGCGGTATTAATTGTTTCATTTGCCTTATTGTACATCGCTTCAGGGCTGAATTCCTCCCAGGGCTACACAAGCGGAAATACTTTGACCATTTTTAATTGGGGCGACTATATAGATGCAGACTTGGTGGACAAATTCGAACAGGAAACAGGCATAAAAGTCATCTATGAGACATTCGATTCCAATGAAGCGATGATGACGAAAATTGAACAGGGCGGCACAGCTTATGATATTGCTGTTCCATCTGAATATGCGATTGAAAAAATGAAAGAGGAAGACCTGCTTTTGCCGGTTGATCATTCAAAAATTCCGAACCTGAAATATATCGATCAGCGTTTTATGGACCTGCCTTTTGATCCCGGGAATGAATATTCAATTCCCTATTTCTGGGGTACTGTCGGAATTCTTTATAACACCGATATTTTAGGAGATAAAAAAATCACAAGCTGGAATGATTTATGGGACCCTGAATTAAAGAACCAGATCCTGCTGATAGATGGGGCAAGGGAAGTAATGGGCATGGGTCTCAACAGTCTCCATTATTCGCTGAATGACAAAAATAGAGACCATTTGGTCGAAGCTAAACAAAAGCTCGATAGTCTTACTCCTAACATTAAAGCCATTGTCGGTGATGAAATCAGAATGCTGATGGAAAATGATGAAGCCGGCATTGGGGTGGTCTGGTCCGGCACGGCTCAGGAACTCATGTGGGAGAAGGATAATCTGGAATATGTACTTCCGGAAGAAGGCTCCAATCTTTGGTTTGATAATATGGTCATCCCTAAGACTGCCAAAAACCCGGAAGCAGCCCACCAGTTTATGAATTTCATCCTTGACCCGGAAAATGCGGCACAAAATACAGAATACGTTGGATATTCAACGCCGAATAAAGAAGCGCTGAAATATATGGACGAAGAAACAATTTCAGATGAACGATTCTATCCGGATGAAGAAATGACAGCTCGGCTGGAGGTTTATGAGAACCTGGGAAAAAGAATGCTTGCTTATTATAACGAGCTTTTCCTTGAATTTAAAATGCATAAAAAATAA
- a CDS encoding divergent polysaccharide deacetylase family protein produces MKIFISIFLLIFSFASIGNSISAAPLKPELAIVIDDLGNNMKGTAEMMELPVTLTVAIMPFMPTTKEDAELASENGHEVIVHMPMEPKRGKRSWLGPGAITTDLTDEEIRSRVESAIKEVPHAVGMNHHMGSRATENERVMRIVLKVCKEHGLFYLDSKTTGKSVVGKLAKEIGVPYVENNIFFDDIYTTAHITKQADRLAEKLVKNERIIAIGHVGITGTKMVNVLKEYIPVYKEKAEIVPLSELIPGYELIDEGP; encoded by the coding sequence ATGAAAATATTCATCAGTATATTTTTATTGATTTTTTCATTCGCAAGTATAGGGAATTCCATAAGTGCTGCCCCGCTAAAACCTGAATTGGCGATTGTCATTGACGATCTGGGAAACAACATGAAGGGAACAGCAGAAATGATGGAGCTTCCGGTGACCTTAACAGTTGCCATCATGCCTTTCATGCCAACGACAAAAGAAGATGCAGAACTGGCAAGTGAAAATGGACATGAAGTGATCGTTCATATGCCAATGGAGCCGAAAAGAGGAAAGAGGAGCTGGCTTGGTCCGGGGGCAATCACAACAGATTTAACTGATGAAGAAATCCGCAGCAGGGTAGAGAGTGCCATCAAAGAAGTGCCGCATGCGGTCGGGATGAATCACCATATGGGTTCAAGAGCCACTGAGAATGAGCGGGTCATGAGAATTGTCCTTAAAGTATGCAAAGAACACGGATTATTTTATCTTGACAGCAAAACAACCGGCAAAAGCGTCGTCGGCAAACTGGCAAAAGAAATCGGTGTACCATATGTAGAAAACAATATTTTCTTCGATGACATATACACTACTGCCCATATTACAAAACAGGCTGACAGACTTGCAGAAAAACTGGTGAAAAATGAACGCATTATCGCAATTGGCCATGTCGGCATCACAGGTACAAAGATGGTTAATGTGCTTAAAGAGTATATACCTGTTTATAAAGAGAAAGCAGAAATAGTGCCGCTCTCAGAACTGATTCCAGGCTATGAACTTATTGACGAAGGTCCTTGA
- a CDS encoding lmo0937 family membrane protein, producing MLWTIAGILLVLWILGLIFKVAGGIIHILLVIAAIIFVVNFIRGRASGRG from the coding sequence ATGCTTTGGACTATAGCAGGTATTTTGCTTGTATTATGGATACTCGGATTAATATTTAAAGTAGCAGGAGGCATCATTCATATACTGCTGGTAATAGCAGCGATCATCTTTGTTGTAAACTTTATAAGAGGCCGTGCATCCGGCAGGGGATAA
- a CDS encoding ATP-binding protein encodes MTLSIIIYLIEMNLVQENMMEKLRNAEKINAISQLAASVAHEIRNPMTTVRGFLQMLKNEKNLTADQKTFIKVSLEELDRTNHIISDFLLLARPETSVTSKVSLSGLLLEVADFMRPYGLMTKVEIRTSIFEGIFIMGNPNEIKQLFINLMKNSIEAMPDGGILEVSAFKRNTTADIQIKDEGVGMSKEKLQMLGQPYYSTKTKGTGLGLMISFDIINRLKGKYLIESTQNKGTSFTISLPLYYSPEEIRQPSFQNMSGGQRMNES; translated from the coding sequence ATGACGCTTTCTATAATCATCTATTTGATTGAAATGAATCTGGTTCAGGAAAATATGATGGAAAAACTGAGAAATGCCGAAAAAATCAATGCAATCAGTCAGCTGGCTGCGTCAGTCGCCCATGAAATTAGGAATCCAATGACTACTGTAAGAGGTTTTCTGCAAATGCTTAAAAATGAAAAAAACCTGACTGCAGATCAAAAGACATTTATTAAAGTTTCTTTGGAAGAGCTGGACAGAACCAATCATATTATTAGTGATTTCCTCTTACTTGCACGCCCGGAAACTTCTGTTACCAGTAAAGTTTCACTTTCCGGATTATTATTGGAGGTGGCTGATTTTATGCGGCCATATGGACTGATGACAAAGGTTGAAATAAGGACAAGTATTTTTGAAGGCATTTTTATCATGGGTAATCCGAATGAAATAAAGCAATTATTTATAAACTTAATGAAAAATAGTATAGAAGCCATGCCTGATGGCGGTATTCTAGAGGTTTCAGCATTCAAAAGAAATACTACAGCAGATATACAAATTAAAGATGAAGGTGTCGGAATGTCGAAAGAAAAGCTTCAAATGCTCGGTCAGCCCTATTACTCAACGAAAACAAAAGGAACCGGCTTAGGATTAATGATATCTTTTGACATCATCAATCGTTTGAAAGGAAAATATTTAATAGAGAGCACACAGAATAAAGGAACCAGCTTTACTATTTCGCTGCCTCTATATTACTCGCCTGAAGAGATACGGCAGCCTTCTTTCCAGAACATGTCTGGAGGTCAGCGTATGAATGAGAGTTAA
- a CDS encoding MATE family efflux transporter: protein MAQQDFTKGNIFKQLLVFSTPIMLTNFLQVSYQFIDSLWVGNLLGADALGAVAVSGTVIFTVLSFIIGINNAALTILSQQKGGDHEEGLKQYLNAFTVIQTIMSVALGIAGFLFAERILAIMGTPAGMAEGAASYLQINFIGILFLFGYNFIGTVLRALGDSKSPLYFVLIAVVLNAILDPLFISVFQLGIDGAACATILSQGFAFMIGMIFILRKKLAPFTIPSWPHKEEAALIFKLGIPSGLQMTVISAGVMAIMSVVTSFGDDVVAGFGAAQRIDSIIMLPAMALGTAVNSMAGQNIGRNQWERVHQIALYGVIYNLGIMFIIAFGTVLFAEHGVRLFIQDKESVQYGTDYLKIIAFFYPLLGINFILNGVVRASGAMFQVLILNIISFWILRYPLTFLFSKFMGDKGIAAGMGISFAISSVIAFMYYRIGKWDKQAIFGEGK, encoded by the coding sequence ATGGCACAGCAGGATTTTACAAAAGGAAATATATTCAAACAGCTCTTGGTGTTCTCAACTCCAATCATGCTCACTAATTTTCTGCAGGTTTCCTATCAATTTATTGATAGTCTGTGGGTTGGGAATCTGCTTGGGGCCGACGCATTGGGAGCTGTGGCGGTGTCCGGCACTGTAATCTTTACAGTTCTTTCTTTTATCATTGGAATAAACAATGCGGCGTTAACGATTTTATCCCAGCAAAAGGGTGGGGATCATGAAGAGGGGCTGAAACAATATTTGAATGCCTTTACCGTCATTCAGACAATTATGTCAGTTGCTCTTGGAATAGCCGGATTCCTGTTTGCAGAAAGAATTTTGGCCATAATGGGCACACCTGCAGGAATGGCTGAAGGTGCAGCATCCTATTTGCAGATTAACTTCATTGGTATTCTGTTTTTATTTGGATACAATTTTATAGGAACCGTACTCAGGGCGCTCGGAGACAGCAAGAGTCCACTGTACTTTGTCCTGATAGCAGTCGTATTAAATGCAATCCTGGACCCTCTTTTTATATCTGTATTCCAGCTTGGTATTGATGGGGCAGCTTGTGCTACGATCCTTTCACAGGGGTTCGCATTTATGATCGGAATGATATTCATACTCCGCAAAAAGCTGGCGCCGTTCACTATTCCTTCTTGGCCGCATAAAGAGGAAGCGGCATTAATTTTCAAGCTCGGCATCCCTTCTGGACTTCAAATGACCGTTATATCGGCTGGTGTTATGGCTATTATGTCTGTCGTCACCTCTTTTGGCGATGACGTGGTTGCGGGATTTGGTGCAGCTCAGCGTATTGACAGCATCATTATGCTTCCTGCGATGGCATTGGGGACTGCAGTCAACAGTATGGCCGGTCAAAATATAGGGAGAAATCAATGGGAACGGGTTCATCAAATCGCCTTGTACGGAGTCATTTACAATCTTGGAATCATGTTTATCATCGCTTTTGGTACGGTCCTATTTGCAGAACACGGGGTGCGCCTGTTTATACAGGATAAAGAATCAGTTCAGTATGGCACTGACTATTTAAAGATCATTGCCTTTTTTTATCCGCTCCTGGGCATTAATTTTATATTGAATGGTGTGGTAAGAGCTTCCGGTGCGATGTTTCAAGTGCTCATACTGAATATCATTTCATTCTGGATCCTGCGCTATCCTTTAACATTCCTATTTTCAAAGTTTATGGGTGATAAAGGAATTGCTGCAGGCATGGGGATAAGCTTTGCTATAAGCAGTGTCATCGCCTTTATGTATTACCGTATCGGAAAGTGGGATAAACAGGCTATATTTGGAGAGGGAAAATAA
- the thiT gene encoding energy-coupled thiamine transporter ThiT, whose translation MKKLSLTAMIEASFFAAFAIILDFLPSIKLSPSISISAAMIPIFILAFRWGFKVSFIAGLLWGILQIAMGDAWIATPLQAFIEYFVAFACIGFAGLFFRPIQNQLRSGNKKKALGWVVLAVFAGSLARYFWHFIAGVLFFGSYAPEGMSPVLFSFLANGATMLGAAILCSILAVLIISSAPRLIIRKTDEVIQSQKRAS comes from the coding sequence ATGAAAAAATTAAGCCTGACGGCGATGATTGAAGCTTCATTTTTTGCAGCATTTGCTATTATTTTGGATTTCCTTCCATCTATTAAGCTGTCGCCTTCCATTTCGATTTCTGCTGCGATGATTCCCATATTCATTTTGGCATTCAGATGGGGCTTTAAAGTCAGCTTCATTGCCGGTCTATTATGGGGAATATTGCAGATTGCCATGGGTGATGCCTGGATTGCGACTCCGCTTCAGGCATTTATTGAGTACTTTGTGGCATTTGCCTGTATCGGTTTTGCCGGTTTGTTTTTCCGACCAATTCAAAATCAGCTGCGCAGCGGAAACAAGAAAAAGGCATTGGGCTGGGTTGTTTTAGCTGTGTTTGCCGGAAGCCTTGCCCGGTATTTCTGGCATTTCATAGCAGGTGTCCTTTTCTTTGGGAGCTATGCGCCGGAAGGGATGTCACCGGTTCTCTTTTCCTTCCTGGCAAACGGTGCAACCATGCTCGGAGCAGCTATTCTCTGCTCGATTTTAGCAGTATTAATTATATCTTCAGCTCCAAGATTGATCATAAGAAAAACGGATGAAGTTATTCAATCACAAAAACGCGCTTCCTAA
- the qoxD gene encoding cytochrome aa3 quinol oxidase subunit IV, with product MEHHQSKSFPISHVIGFVVSLVLTFAAAGIALKTNLSFKVIMWIIGSLAVIQAGMQLFMFMHLREGEDGKTNLVNMIYAVFMVIVIVVGSIWVLTSGHAAH from the coding sequence ATGGAACATCATCAATCAAAAAGCTTCCCTATAAGCCATGTCATTGGATTTGTTGTTTCCCTTGTGCTGACATTTGCAGCAGCAGGTATTGCCCTAAAAACGAACCTCTCTTTTAAAGTGATCATGTGGATCATCGGCTCGCTGGCTGTCATTCAGGCAGGCATGCAGCTGTTCATGTTCATGCACTTAAGAGAAGGAGAAGACGGCAAAACGAACTTAGTTAATATGATTTATGCCGTATTTATGGTTATTGTAATTGTAGTAGGTTCTATTTGGGTTCTCACTTCTGGGCACGCGGCTCATTAA
- the qoxC gene encoding cytochrome aa3 quinol oxidase subunit III, translating into MSAKVDTSLPLEYQTEQDRMNILGFWVFLGAEIVLFATLFGVYGVLYERFAGGPTHKDIFVIKDVMIQTVLLLTSSFTMGIAIFEMRRHNLKGLITWLVITLALGAGFLFMEINEFIHYAHEGATMQTSAFLSSLFVLLGTHGAHVTLGIGWATMVIIQLLKRGLTPTTARKTFIIGLYWHFLDVVWIFIFTFVYLKGLVA; encoded by the coding sequence ATGTCAGCTAAAGTGGATACTTCTTTGCCCCTTGAATATCAAACTGAACAGGACCGGATGAATATTCTTGGCTTCTGGGTTTTCCTTGGCGCTGAAATCGTTCTATTTGCCACTCTGTTCGGAGTATATGGAGTTTTATATGAACGCTTTGCTGGAGGGCCAACACATAAAGACATTTTTGTGATCAAGGATGTCATGATTCAGACAGTCCTCCTTTTGACAAGCAGCTTTACAATGGGCATCGCCATTTTTGAAATGCGCCGCCATAACCTGAAAGGGCTAATCACCTGGCTGGTGATTACCCTTGCACTTGGCGCAGGATTCCTATTCATGGAGATTAATGAGTTTATCCATTATGCCCATGAAGGTGCAACGATGCAGACAAGTGCGTTCCTATCCAGCTTATTTGTCCTGCTGGGTACACACGGAGCCCATGTTACATTGGGAATTGGCTGGGCAACTATGGTCATTATCCAGCTTTTAAAAAGAGGCCTTACCCCTACTACAGCAAGAAAAACGTTTATTATCGGCCTTTACTGGCACTTCCTTGATGTGGTCTGGATCTTTATTTTCACATTCGTGTATTTGAAAGGACTGGTGGCTTAA
- the qoxA gene encoding cytochrome aa3 quinol oxidase subunit II, translated as MKKMLLSLTALLPLMVLSGCNMVVFEPQGPVARSITELINWSLIWMLLVVAVVFGLFGYIVWKYRERPENKDYEPPEEHGSTLLEIIWTGIPILIVIALTIPTVKTLYALEETPKGYEEKEPITIHVTSADWKWIFSYPEEGIETVNYVNIPEDTPVLFKMTSASTMQSFWVPALGGQKYTMPKMETEMYLVADNPGSYEGQNTNFNGRGYADMKFEVLAQTQEDFDQWVDDVKETAPKLTEKEYEGLLKPTHLGRLTYSNTHLEWVNHADPNSKAYTNPELYRGHGYQGKTFEEDDNYKNENPNVIEGHGEEESHDSQENHGGGHHGH; from the coding sequence ATGAAGAAAATGCTGCTCTCTTTAACAGCCCTATTGCCCTTAATGGTTTTAAGCGGCTGCAATATGGTTGTATTTGAACCTCAGGGCCCCGTTGCAAGAAGCATTACCGAATTAATTAACTGGTCCCTTATCTGGATGCTTCTTGTCGTTGCAGTCGTGTTTGGATTATTCGGCTACATTGTCTGGAAATACCGTGAACGACCTGAGAATAAAGATTATGAACCCCCTGAGGAGCATGGAAGTACACTACTTGAAATTATTTGGACCGGGATTCCGATTTTAATTGTCATCGCCCTAACAATCCCGACAGTAAAAACACTTTATGCGCTGGAAGAAACACCTAAGGGCTATGAAGAAAAAGAACCTATTACAATACATGTAACATCTGCTGACTGGAAATGGATCTTCAGCTATCCTGAAGAAGGCATTGAAACAGTGAACTATGTCAATATTCCTGAAGATACGCCGGTTCTCTTTAAAATGACATCTGCCAGCACTATGCAATCTTTCTGGGTGCCTGCACTTGGCGGACAGAAATATACGATGCCCAAAATGGAAACTGAAATGTATCTTGTCGCTGATAACCCTGGATCATATGAAGGACAGAACACGAACTTTAACGGCCGCGGCTATGCGGATATGAAGTTTGAGGTTCTTGCTCAAACACAGGAAGATTTTGACCAATGGGTTGACGACGTTAAAGAAACAGCACCTAAACTGACTGAGAAAGAGTATGAAGGGCTGCTGAAGCCTACGCATTTAGGAAGACTGACATATTCCAATACTCATTTAGAATGGGTTAACCATGCTGATCCAAATTCGAAGGCTTATACAAATCCTGAGCTCTACAGAGGCCATGGATATCAAGGTAAAACATTCGAAGAAGATGACAATTATAAAAATGAGAATCCAAACGTAATTGAAGGTCATGGTGAAGAAGAGAGCCATGATAGTCAAGAAAACCATGGAGGTGGCCATCATGGGCATTAA
- the ltaE gene encoding low-specificity L-threonine aldolase, translating to MTDLRSDTVTKPTEEMRKAAYEAEVGDDVYGEDPSINKLEETAAEVLGKEAALFVTSGTQGNQIAILTHCRPGNEIILEAESHIFYYESGASSAFAGVQTRTLSGIRGAMNPSEVEYAIRGEDQHYPETGLICLENTHNRAGGAVIPIDNMEEIYRIAKTNNIPVHIDGARLFNAAAALNLPASEMANHCDTVQVCLSKGLGAPVGSILAGSREFIAAARKWRKRLGGGLRQAGIIAAPGIVALTNMRERLAEDHENAQYLAQQLGQIKGIEIVNQVDTNIIVADVKNLKMNSSEFVEKLKAGGVLSGTFGPSYVRFVTHYDVTKKQLEDAVIAIHRTAGQMI from the coding sequence ATGACTGATTTAAGAAGTGATACGGTTACAAAGCCAACTGAAGAAATGAGGAAAGCTGCTTATGAAGCTGAAGTTGGGGATGACGTATACGGAGAGGATCCATCAATAAATAAATTGGAAGAGACAGCTGCTGAGGTGCTTGGTAAGGAGGCAGCTCTGTTTGTAACGAGCGGCACACAGGGAAACCAGATTGCCATCTTAACACATTGCCGTCCGGGCAATGAAATTATTCTTGAAGCAGAAAGCCATATTTTTTATTATGAAAGCGGCGCTTCATCGGCCTTTGCCGGAGTCCAGACAAGGACGCTAAGTGGGATAAGAGGTGCAATGAATCCTTCAGAAGTGGAGTATGCCATTAGGGGAGAAGATCAGCATTATCCGGAAACAGGATTGATTTGTCTGGAAAATACCCATAACAGAGCTGGCGGTGCCGTAATACCTATTGATAATATGGAAGAAATATACAGAATTGCCAAAACGAATAATATTCCCGTACATATTGATGGGGCAAGACTGTTTAATGCAGCCGCAGCCTTAAACCTGCCGGCTTCTGAAATGGCCAATCATTGCGACACTGTGCAAGTATGCCTCTCTAAGGGGCTCGGAGCACCTGTTGGTTCCATTCTTGCAGGCAGCAGAGAATTTATTGCTGCAGCAAGAAAATGGCGCAAAAGATTGGGAGGGGGACTCCGCCAGGCTGGGATCATAGCAGCCCCGGGAATTGTTGCATTAACGAATATGAGAGAGCGTTTAGCCGAGGATCACGAAAATGCTCAATATCTTGCACAGCAGCTTGGACAAATCAAAGGGATTGAAATCGTAAATCAAGTAGATACAAATATCATTGTGGCTGATGTAAAAAACCTTAAAATGAACTCATCGGAATTTGTTGAAAAGTTAAAAGCTGGGGGAGTGCTTTCAGGAACTTTCGGACCTTCTTATGTGCGTTTTGTCACTCACTATGATGTTACTAAAAAGCAGCTTGAAGATGCAGTCATAGCCATACACAGAACAGCTGGTCAAATGATCTAA
- a CDS encoding DMT family transporter, with the protein MLDGTNKKYGFLMLILANMIWGGNFVIGRIGVDYFPPLLFSLMRWIIAFLLLTPFMVKKLKRDWNIIWEHKRILLLLAVTGVAGYNTIIYFALQYTTSINASVVNSTTPLFIAILAIFILREKLLAHQAAGILLSVFGILYIISKGSIEMFLSWKINAGDLYVLAAVIMWASYSVIGKKYSNVLPVLTSFYASTYIGILLLVPLSLIEYLVMEKTPVFTLTSAGILLYVGFLASIMAFLSWNFGVSLIGAAKAGVFLNLLPIFAIIFALCFTEEKLYLYQIIGGGIVTLGVVISSKKTLRFKNHVQENKSSA; encoded by the coding sequence ATGCTGGATGGGACAAACAAAAAGTATGGTTTTTTAATGCTGATTTTAGCGAACATGATTTGGGGAGGGAATTTTGTTATAGGGAGAATTGGTGTCGATTATTTTCCGCCGCTGCTCTTTTCCCTAATGCGATGGATCATTGCATTCTTGCTTTTAACTCCTTTTATGGTCAAGAAGCTAAAAAGAGATTGGAACATAATTTGGGAGCATAAGCGGATACTTTTGCTATTGGCGGTGACAGGTGTTGCCGGTTACAACACAATCATTTATTTTGCGCTGCAATACACCACATCAATTAATGCATCTGTGGTAAATAGTACTACACCGCTTTTTATCGCCATTCTAGCCATATTTATTTTAAGAGAAAAACTTCTAGCCCACCAGGCAGCAGGAATTCTCCTGTCAGTCTTTGGAATTTTATATATTATTTCAAAGGGATCGATTGAAATGTTTCTTTCATGGAAAATAAATGCCGGAGATCTATACGTATTGGCAGCAGTCATTATGTGGGCATCGTATTCGGTAATTGGCAAAAAATATTCAAACGTTTTGCCTGTGCTAACTTCTTTTTATGCATCAACATATATCGGCATTTTACTATTGGTGCCTTTAAGCCTTATTGAATATCTAGTGATGGAAAAAACCCCTGTCTTCACCTTAACTTCCGCAGGAATCTTGCTGTATGTTGGTTTTCTGGCTTCAATTATGGCTTTTCTATCCTGGAATTTTGGAGTTTCCTTAATAGGAGCAGCCAAAGCAGGGGTTTTCCTGAATCTTCTCCCTATTTTCGCTATCATTTTCGCATTGTGTTTTACGGAGGAAAAATTGTATTTGTATCAGATAATCGGCGGAGGCATTGTCACCTTGGGGGTAGTTATATCTTCTAAAAAAACTTTGCGATTTAAGAACCATGTTCAAGAAAATAAGTCTTCAGCATAA